From one Opitutales bacterium genomic stretch:
- a CDS encoding DUF3488 domain-containing protein, with product MSAWGERSNNDLLRLKWLLGGVLALISLWTASSLGAATDLQIFVVSALILFAMFKPGGLPNIPATAWRGFTGLMVLFAVGDFVIAGASFLEPLVRLVVFILLIRGCTFRTRREDLQILLLSMFLLVLTGVLTVSLLFAGQIILFTPVAMLFLFITNLAEEDKDRLLKKSDWLDFSWVAFARRLRVGLRSRLAFAGLMTFFALFAIAGVIFVLIPRFQLDQNIPFLQVQAQARSGFTETIEFGEVTEITEDNSVALRIDAPSREAIPDNPYWRMLVADYYDDGRFIASQSMRQKDYEAGTRQPDVEYFPQFTGLVPEDSPRVSSGAWTFYMEGNVSRYLPHLGPFLSVRFPKRHQLVENTAGFSYRVDQVSASVFSYQIESMVNAREHLAHPIDLVLLPTSAPIIDRPKSDIMQAVEYPLTQLSIPLFPTDYEILQRFVSEINNGQSLGTIEFVESAIRWLQRNHGYSLKPVYETEIGDPLIRWMESKSGGHCELFAGALVLLCRAEGIPARVAVGFSGGSWNPVEEYFIIRNRNAHAWVEIFLEDRWQRWDPTPGAVNSLDLPQGQMLNIDQMEAGWEAWVDSMRIAWYRRIVNFDQASQEALVEVFTDAIKTTIQTIKEDFTSFIESQIENWVTLWEQNLWLRVLMVTALVFLIGIMMLKRWMIDLLRLTALRRWMRSGTDEEAVWRRRAGRVRIRFMGFQKDHGTDEVGAELLNKLDALRFSRAPSALSPERTLADAQKWMLDRKRAVKTDA from the coding sequence ATGAGTGCGTGGGGAGAACGATCCAATAACGATCTACTGCGGCTGAAATGGCTTTTGGGTGGTGTTCTGGCTTTAATAAGCCTCTGGACGGCATCCAGTCTTGGTGCGGCTACAGATCTTCAGATTTTCGTCGTTTCCGCATTGATCTTATTTGCGATGTTCAAGCCAGGTGGCTTGCCCAACATACCCGCTACGGCATGGCGTGGGTTCACTGGTTTGATGGTTCTCTTCGCAGTCGGCGACTTCGTGATAGCGGGGGCCAGTTTTCTGGAGCCACTCGTGCGCTTGGTAGTATTCATTCTTTTGATCCGTGGGTGCACTTTCCGAACGCGGCGCGAAGACCTTCAAATACTGCTGCTGTCTATGTTCCTTTTGGTGCTCACTGGCGTGCTTACCGTGAGCCTTTTGTTCGCGGGTCAAATTATCCTTTTTACGCCTGTTGCGATGCTATTTTTATTCATCACGAATCTGGCTGAAGAGGACAAAGATCGCCTCCTGAAAAAGTCGGATTGGCTGGATTTCTCATGGGTTGCGTTTGCGAGAAGATTAAGGGTGGGGCTGCGATCGCGTTTGGCGTTTGCGGGTCTGATGACATTTTTCGCTCTGTTTGCGATTGCTGGGGTGATCTTCGTCCTAATTCCCCGTTTTCAGCTCGATCAGAATATCCCGTTTCTTCAAGTCCAGGCTCAGGCAAGGTCTGGATTTACCGAAACGATCGAATTTGGCGAAGTAACCGAAATCACCGAAGATAATTCCGTTGCCCTACGCATTGATGCCCCTTCGCGGGAGGCCATTCCCGATAATCCCTATTGGCGGATGCTGGTTGCGGATTATTACGATGACGGGCGATTCATTGCTTCGCAGTCGATGCGACAGAAAGACTACGAAGCTGGGACGCGCCAGCCGGATGTAGAGTATTTCCCGCAGTTTACAGGATTAGTGCCCGAAGACTCACCGCGGGTAAGCTCGGGTGCCTGGACTTTCTACATGGAGGGCAACGTAAGTAGGTATTTGCCGCACTTAGGGCCGTTTCTCAGTGTGCGCTTTCCCAAACGTCATCAGTTGGTCGAAAATACTGCTGGATTCAGTTATCGGGTAGATCAGGTGAGCGCTAGTGTTTTCTCCTACCAGATTGAATCGATGGTAAATGCACGCGAGCACTTGGCACATCCGATTGATCTTGTTCTTTTGCCGACCTCTGCTCCCATCATCGACCGACCTAAGAGCGATATTATGCAAGCGGTCGAGTATCCCTTAACACAGCTGAGCATTCCCTTATTTCCGACGGACTATGAAATCCTTCAGCGATTTGTGTCGGAAATCAATAATGGTCAAAGTCTTGGGACTATCGAGTTCGTGGAGTCTGCCATTCGCTGGTTACAACGTAATCACGGGTATAGCCTGAAGCCTGTTTATGAAACAGAGATTGGAGACCCTTTGATCCGTTGGATGGAGTCGAAATCTGGGGGGCACTGTGAGTTATTTGCCGGTGCACTGGTATTACTCTGCCGCGCCGAAGGTATTCCGGCCCGGGTTGCAGTAGGTTTTAGCGGTGGGTCGTGGAATCCAGTGGAGGAATATTTTATTATCAGGAATCGCAATGCCCATGCCTGGGTGGAGATTTTTCTTGAAGACCGTTGGCAACGATGGGATCCCACTCCGGGTGCTGTGAACTCGCTCGATCTTCCACAGGGACAAATGCTCAATATCGATCAGATGGAAGCCGGTTGGGAGGCTTGGGTGGACAGTATGCGTATTGCATGGTATCGGCGCATCGTGAATTTCGACCAAGCTAGTCAAGAGGCATTGGTTGAAGTCTTTACCGATGCTATTAAGACTACGATCCAAACCATCAAAGAGGACTTCACTAGTTTTATAGAGTCGCAGATTGAAAATTGGGTCACTCTCTGGGAGCAAAATCTCTGGCTTAGAGTTTTGATGGTCACCGCTCTGGTTTTCCTTATCGGGATAATGATGCTGAAGCGTTGGATGATAGATCTGCTAAGGTTGACTGCACTCCGTCGGTGGATGCGTTCAGGCACTGATGAGGAGGCTGTGTGGCGTCGACGAGCGGGACGTGTGCGTATCAGATTTATGGGATTTCAGAAAGACCATGGAACCGATGAGGTCGGTGCCGAGCTGCTTAACAAACTCGATGCACTTCGCTTCAGTCGCGCCCCTTCAGCCTTGAGCCCAGAGAGGACGCTCGCTGATGCCCAGAAATGGATGCTTGATCGCAAACGTGCTGTGAAAACCGACGCTTAG
- a CDS encoding AAA family ATPase — MFAPESHTIETYATQLARLREHMSKTVRGKDRIIDQVIVCMLAGGHVLIEDLPGVGKTTLAYALSRSLEGSFGRIQFTSDLLPSDVLGVSIFNRQNEVFEFRKGPIFANIVLADEINRATPKTQSALLEVMDRGRVSMDGQTFATPAPFMVFATQNPVDFEGTFPLPESQMDRFLMRLLMGYAEQDAELEILRNPQLSYDSIDAETIMSLDEIAAMQRDLEQIFVEESVLRYMLAIVQATRTEAEFRAGISTRGAIALKRVTQAYALLHGRGFVKPSDVQSVVKEVFVHRLSTHRQSSDTLEERHLVEDTLGRILEAIPEPV, encoded by the coding sequence ATGTTCGCACCCGAATCGCACACGATAGAAACCTACGCTACCCAGCTCGCGCGTCTGAGAGAGCACATGTCAAAAACGGTCCGAGGGAAGGACCGCATTATTGATCAGGTAATTGTGTGCATGCTAGCCGGCGGTCATGTGTTGATTGAAGATCTTCCTGGCGTGGGTAAGACGACCTTGGCTTATGCCCTATCGCGGTCTCTTGAGGGGAGTTTTGGCCGCATTCAATTCACCAGCGATCTCTTGCCCTCTGATGTGCTCGGCGTGTCCATATTTAATCGGCAAAACGAGGTTTTTGAATTTCGCAAGGGTCCGATCTTCGCAAACATCGTGCTCGCCGATGAAATCAACCGCGCTACACCCAAAACGCAGTCGGCTTTGTTGGAAGTGATGGACCGGGGGCGCGTCAGTATGGATGGCCAAACGTTTGCGACACCTGCACCATTTATGGTTTTTGCCACGCAGAACCCGGTGGACTTCGAAGGTACGTTCCCGCTTCCTGAGAGCCAAATGGATCGTTTTCTGATGCGTCTGCTCATGGGCTATGCTGAGCAGGATGCCGAGCTGGAGATTTTGCGAAATCCCCAGCTGAGTTATGACAGTATTGATGCAGAGACCATTATGAGTCTCGACGAGATTGCGGCAATGCAGAGGGATTTAGAGCAGATATTTGTGGAGGAATCAGTATTGCGCTACATGCTTGCGATTGTTCAAGCGACGCGCACTGAGGCGGAATTTCGAGCAGGGATCAGTACTCGGGGGGCGATCGCGCTCAAACGGGTTACTCAAGCTTATGCTTTGCTACACGGTCGGGGATTCGTGAAGCCCTCAGATGTGCAGTCTGTGGTCAAGGAGGTGTTTGTGCACCGTCTTAGCACGCATCGTCAAAGTAGTGATACGCTGGAGGAGCGTCATCTTGTCGAGGATACACTCGGGCGCATCCTTGAGGCCATTCCCGAACCTGTTTGA
- a CDS encoding DUF58 domain-containing protein, with product MGRSVAEAVGIVTPESPGWRSPAGAYQVRNRRWRWLRVFSSFIVPPKYYRMRLTFSGWALLVIALAMGGAAYNTSSNILFMSLSLILSSLVMSGFLSFFNFKKISWMLDVPRHLRVAEPSTVSVRVKNEKKWLPTFSFWFRVRLGKSGRYKPLTHGGVLFSERIAEMPWRFTPEARGELCLNVSGIESKYPFGFFKKTIGVPIAHKTIVWPERLEYRLLLQAGRRPRAGQGQRYKVGAGDDLAGLRIYQEGDDLRSIHWKASARSEQFLVKQFDNDGGQGMRLAFSSSKKLWSDKEMFENAVRAVASVAEDFYRRGELISVRIDEDEPVNIFHPRDMYAVMDQLALIQRGKAAWQQPDLLAENEIYLKPGEGTAVEYWLRDECVGRTIQ from the coding sequence ATGGGACGCAGTGTTGCAGAAGCTGTTGGAATTGTAACGCCGGAGAGTCCAGGGTGGCGCTCACCGGCCGGTGCTTATCAGGTCCGCAATCGGAGATGGCGTTGGCTGCGCGTATTTTCAAGTTTCATCGTCCCGCCGAAATACTATCGGATGCGTCTAACTTTTTCCGGTTGGGCGCTGTTGGTGATTGCATTGGCTATGGGAGGAGCCGCTTACAACACATCGAGCAATATTTTGTTCATGAGTTTATCCCTCATTCTCTCCAGCCTAGTTATGAGCGGCTTCCTCTCTTTTTTTAATTTCAAGAAGATCTCTTGGATGCTCGATGTGCCGAGGCATCTTCGGGTGGCTGAGCCAAGCACCGTAAGTGTGCGTGTAAAGAATGAGAAGAAATGGCTGCCGACATTTTCATTTTGGTTCCGCGTACGGCTTGGGAAGTCTGGTCGCTACAAACCGTTAACTCACGGGGGGGTTCTCTTCTCGGAGCGCATAGCGGAAATGCCTTGGCGTTTTACCCCGGAGGCGCGGGGTGAGCTTTGCCTGAACGTCTCTGGAATCGAAAGCAAGTATCCTTTTGGCTTCTTTAAGAAGACAATTGGCGTTCCGATTGCGCACAAGACGATTGTTTGGCCCGAGCGCCTGGAGTACCGGTTACTCTTGCAAGCCGGACGGCGTCCCAGAGCAGGTCAGGGACAGCGCTATAAGGTGGGCGCGGGGGATGATTTGGCGGGGCTGCGTATCTACCAAGAAGGTGACGATCTGCGTAGCATCCATTGGAAGGCGTCAGCACGCAGCGAGCAGTTTTTGGTTAAGCAGTTCGATAATGATGGCGGGCAGGGGATGCGTCTGGCATTCTCCAGTTCCAAGAAGCTTTGGAGCGATAAGGAAATGTTTGAGAATGCTGTCCGTGCAGTGGCTTCTGTTGCGGAAGACTTCTATCGGCGTGGAGAGTTGATCAGTGTGCGCATTGATGAGGATGAGCCCGTAAACATTTTCCATCCTAGAGATATGTATGCGGTGATGGACCAGCTTGCCTTGATTCAGCGAGGAAAGGCGGCGTGGCAGCAGCCTGACCTGCTCGCTGAGAATGAAATTTACCTCAAGCCGGGAGAAGGTACGGCTGTTGAATATTGGTTGAGAGATGAGTGCGTGGGGAGAACGATCCAATAA
- a CDS encoding LacI family DNA-binding transcriptional regulator: protein MTVSRALRGTGRVSAETVTKVKDTAETLGYRPNPLVQTLMSNVRKGKATKDVNLAWITTHSRTSQNISVSRIENGSRDRAHALGYNLDRIELRDLGPDSKAASRILYARGIRGAIIGPLKQSMKIKHLPWDQLAVVGIGRSLTEPHLHHTMIHTYHSMERCLEELQTRGYQKIAYLSRSDMETRVDHASTYIFDSYCLKHGLCPLSAKQHVETWKLDDYATWSEKCKPDAIITSLGSMIRPLLDANLPIGPNGIGFASLSIAKHQEDLSGFLLPFEALGASAVDMVVTQLHCNDFGIPQRPRSIMHEADWNEGKTLRKFTRQNTTSSARK, encoded by the coding sequence ATGACAGTTTCGCGAGCATTACGAGGAACGGGACGCGTCAGTGCAGAGACTGTAACGAAAGTAAAGGATACAGCTGAGACATTAGGCTATCGCCCGAATCCTTTGGTGCAAACCCTCATGTCCAACGTTCGCAAAGGTAAGGCCACAAAGGACGTAAACCTCGCTTGGATTACCACCCATTCACGCACGAGCCAAAATATATCTGTGAGTCGCATAGAAAATGGCAGTCGCGATAGGGCGCATGCGCTGGGATACAATTTGGACCGAATTGAATTGCGCGATTTGGGCCCAGATTCAAAAGCCGCATCTCGTATTCTCTACGCTCGTGGTATCAGAGGCGCAATCATCGGCCCGCTCAAACAATCTATGAAAATCAAGCACCTCCCTTGGGATCAGTTAGCTGTTGTCGGAATTGGGCGCTCGTTGACTGAACCCCACTTGCACCATACGATGATTCACACTTATCACTCAATGGAGCGGTGTCTCGAAGAGCTCCAAACACGCGGTTATCAAAAGATTGCTTACTTGAGTCGGTCTGACATGGAGACGCGCGTTGACCATGCATCGACCTACATTTTCGATTCTTATTGTCTCAAGCACGGGCTATGTCCTCTGAGTGCGAAACAGCATGTCGAGACATGGAAGCTTGATGATTACGCAACTTGGAGTGAGAAGTGCAAACCCGATGCCATCATCACAAGCCTTGGAAGCATGATTCGACCCCTACTCGACGCAAATCTACCAATTGGTCCAAACGGCATAGGTTTCGCTTCTTTGAGTATAGCCAAACACCAGGAAGACTTATCTGGCTTTTTACTTCCATTTGAGGCCCTGGGGGCTTCAGCCGTAGATATGGTGGTGACCCAATTGCATTGTAACGACTTTGGTATCCCCCAGCGGCCTCGATCTATCATGCATGAGGCCGATTGGAATGAGGGAAAAACTCTGCGCAAATTTACCAGGCAAAATACGACCTCTTCTGCGCGCAAATAA
- the glgB gene encoding 1,4-alpha-glucan branching protein GlgB — MPAVTSASGISPKPILPNPVLAVLRGDHPEPHAVLGVHQHATGKDTSLIVRAFVKDSNAVEVVVLDGGDVLERVSMKQVHASGFYELVLSTEIAVCDFRYRLSVSHDNSVIREFYDPYSFLPQIDESDLQLFSDGQNLKIHDVLGAHLVEVDGISGVRFGVWAPNAARVSVVGNFNQWNGLYHPMRRMGSSGVWELFIPGLLEGEQYKYEIKGSHGFFQLKADPYGSFFESPPHNASIVYDLKGYAWDDQDWLEKRARTDWKKENINVYELHFGSWRRVVEDGDRPFSYREMAPELVDYVKGMGFTHVEFMPLAEHPFDGSWGYQVTGFFAPTHRFGEPKDFMYLVNYLHQNEIGVIMDWVPGHFPKDAFALAEFDGTHLYEHADPRQGQHKEWGTLVFNYGRNEVYNFLLASALSWIERFHIDGLRVDAVASMLYLNYGREEGEWIPNKWGGQENVEAIRFMRATNDLVHEIYPGVITIAEESTSFTGITRPTKEHGLGFDLKWNMGWMHDSLKFMGRDPIYRGFHLNGLTFGMLYQYSENFMLVYSHDEVVHMKGSMLRKMAASSIPEKAQQLRLLYALMWTWPGKNTLFMGGEFGQSGEWRYDASLDWHLLQYKDHEGISQALRDLNFLLLDNPDFAERDSDAEAFRWINCQDQEHAVLSFVRDGKGSRQMLVVCNFTPVNRDAYKVGVPQDGVWLEVFNSDAAIYGGRNMGNGGVAQSVKSECDGYEDSLTIKVPGMSALVFILG; from the coding sequence ATGCCTGCTGTGACGTCTGCTTCTGGAATCTCTCCCAAGCCCATACTGCCAAATCCGGTATTAGCTGTCTTGCGCGGTGATCATCCTGAGCCGCATGCGGTTTTGGGTGTTCACCAGCATGCGACTGGCAAGGATACTTCGTTGATAGTTCGGGCCTTTGTAAAAGACTCAAATGCTGTCGAGGTCGTGGTGCTTGATGGGGGGGACGTGTTGGAGCGTGTCTCAATGAAGCAGGTGCACGCGTCGGGGTTTTACGAATTAGTTCTGTCCACTGAGATCGCCGTGTGTGACTTCAGATATCGTTTGAGTGTATCTCACGATAATTCCGTGATCCGTGAGTTCTATGATCCCTACTCATTTCTGCCCCAGATTGATGAGTCCGATCTGCAGTTGTTCAGCGATGGGCAAAACTTGAAAATTCATGACGTCTTAGGGGCTCACCTAGTGGAGGTGGACGGCATTTCGGGTGTGCGGTTTGGAGTTTGGGCACCCAACGCAGCACGTGTTTCGGTGGTGGGGAACTTTAATCAGTGGAATGGTCTTTATCATCCCATGCGGCGGATGGGCAGTTCCGGGGTTTGGGAGTTGTTTATTCCCGGTTTGCTCGAAGGGGAACAATACAAATATGAGATCAAGGGGTCCCATGGGTTTTTTCAATTGAAGGCGGACCCCTATGGCTCGTTTTTTGAATCGCCGCCGCATAATGCTTCGATCGTTTATGACCTCAAGGGCTACGCTTGGGATGATCAGGATTGGTTAGAAAAACGTGCACGGACCGACTGGAAGAAGGAGAATATAAATGTCTACGAGCTGCACTTTGGGAGTTGGCGCCGTGTGGTAGAGGATGGGGATCGTCCGTTTTCCTATCGTGAAATGGCTCCGGAACTCGTCGATTACGTCAAAGGTATGGGCTTTACCCATGTTGAGTTTATGCCGTTGGCCGAGCACCCGTTTGATGGTTCTTGGGGCTATCAGGTTACTGGTTTTTTTGCCCCGACGCATCGTTTTGGCGAGCCCAAGGATTTCATGTATTTGGTGAATTATCTCCATCAAAATGAAATTGGAGTCATTATGGACTGGGTGCCCGGACACTTCCCCAAAGATGCGTTTGCTCTAGCAGAGTTTGATGGCACGCATCTTTACGAGCACGCCGACCCAAGACAGGGACAGCATAAGGAATGGGGGACACTGGTCTTCAATTATGGCCGTAACGAGGTCTATAATTTTCTCCTCGCGAGCGCGCTATCATGGATTGAGCGTTTCCACATCGATGGACTGCGTGTGGATGCAGTAGCGTCGATGCTGTATCTCAATTATGGGCGTGAAGAAGGCGAGTGGATTCCCAATAAATGGGGAGGCCAGGAGAATGTCGAAGCGATCCGATTTATGCGCGCGACGAACGATCTCGTCCACGAGATTTACCCAGGGGTCATTACTATCGCTGAGGAGTCTACTTCTTTTACGGGAATCACACGGCCGACAAAGGAACACGGCCTCGGGTTTGATTTGAAGTGGAACATGGGATGGATGCACGACTCGCTAAAATTCATGGGTCGGGACCCCATCTACCGTGGCTTTCACCTGAATGGGCTTACGTTTGGGATGCTTTACCAATATTCTGAGAATTTCATGTTAGTCTACAGCCACGATGAAGTGGTGCATATGAAAGGGTCCATGCTGAGGAAGATGGCTGCTAGTTCTATTCCCGAGAAAGCTCAGCAACTTCGCCTCCTCTACGCGTTAATGTGGACCTGGCCTGGTAAGAATACTCTCTTTATGGGGGGCGAGTTTGGCCAATCGGGTGAGTGGCGTTATGACGCATCACTCGACTGGCATTTACTACAATATAAGGATCACGAAGGGATCAGCCAGGCTCTGCGCGATCTCAATTTTTTACTGTTAGACAACCCAGACTTCGCGGAGCGTGATAGTGATGCAGAGGCCTTCCGCTGGATAAATTGCCAAGACCAAGAGCATGCAGTACTTAGTTTTGTGCGCGACGGCAAAGGCTCGCGCCAGATGTTGGTGGTCTGCAATTTCACGCCGGTCAACCGCGATGCCTATAAGGTTGGTGTGCCGCAAGACGGTGTGTGGCTCGAGGTATTTAACAGCGATGCGGCGATCTACGGCGGCCGCAACATGGGTAATGGGGGCGTGGCTCAGTCTGTCAAATCCGAGTGCGACGGGTATGAAGATTCTTTGACGATCAAGGTCCCTGGGATGTCAGCGCTCGTCTTTATCTTAGGCTGA